The DNA segment GGGACGTACGTAAATCCGAGCTTAAGCCACACTCCGTACAGCTCCCGGTCCCACGCAGACAAGATGATCTCTTGATCGGGCACCCGAGCGAACAACTCATCGACCAAGGCTCGTGCCACTCCCCGTTGTCGGAACTCGGGAGAAACGTGGAGCTCATAAAGCCTGACGTAGCCGGGCTCGCCGCCTACCGCGCGCTGCAGACTTGAGTGAAGCCATCCCATACGCACGCCTTGGTCGGGATCCTCTGCGATCAGAGCGTGCAGCGCCTCCGCCAGGGAGGCGGCCCCCTCCTGCTTCTCGACGGTGACTGTCCAGCCCTCGGTGTTGTTGCTCATCCATTTGACGTCCGCTGGATGAGCGTCCCGGACCCTGATCTTCATGCTTCGTAGCCTACGACTGCGCCTCTAGTGGGCATCATGGCCGTGTGAGCCTGACCAAGTGGCTGGCCTCGGGCAAAGTAGCTGCGCGCCTACCAAGGCGATGCCTGCGCGAACGCCGCCCTGGAGCGGATCAGCACTCGGGCGGTCGAGGTCCACGGGATGGCCGCGCGCTACGCCGCTGACCTGCCTGCGGCCGATGCCGCCGACGAGGCCATGCGCCAGGCCGTGGCTGCGGCTGCGGCTGCGGCTGCGGCTGCGGCTGCGGCTGCGGCTGCGGCTGCGCCAGGACTAG comes from the Streptomyces sp. KMM 9044 genome and includes:
- a CDS encoding GNAT family N-acetyltransferase, which produces MKIRVRDAHPADVKWMSNNTEGWTVTVEKQEGAASLAEALHALIAEDPDQGVRMGWLHSSLQRAVGGEPGYVRLYELHVSPEFRQRGVARALVDELFARVPDQEIILSAWDRELYGVWLKLGFTYVPEPDEMSGDHSYPGDMVRPPVEASS